From Caulobacter segnis, a single genomic window includes:
- a CDS encoding 50S ribosomal protein L25/general stress protein Ctc, protein MAEIILNVEVREGAGTGAARAVRREGKVPGTLYGGGKAPVNIAVRANEFRKSLYTGKLLGHLVTLQHGDEKQSVIAKSVQFHPVTDEPVHFDLYRVDEHQLIKIEVPVHFKNQDISVGMKKGGSLEVIRHTVELACPADKIPEELVIDLANHDIGDTIRISEVKLPEGVKPAMDRDFVIATLKASSAAQSDAGDTTTEA, encoded by the coding sequence ATGGCCGAGATCATTCTGAACGTTGAAGTCCGTGAAGGCGCCGGCACCGGCGCGGCCCGCGCCGTCCGTCGCGAAGGCAAGGTCCCGGGCACCCTGTACGGCGGCGGCAAGGCCCCGGTGAACATCGCCGTGCGCGCCAACGAATTCCGCAAGTCGCTGTACACCGGCAAGCTGCTGGGCCACCTGGTGACCCTGCAACACGGCGACGAAAAGCAATCGGTCATCGCCAAGTCCGTCCAGTTCCACCCCGTCACCGACGAGCCGGTCCACTTCGACCTGTACCGCGTCGACGAGCACCAGCTGATCAAGATCGAAGTGCCGGTTCACTTCAAGAACCAGGACATCTCGGTCGGCATGAAGAAGGGCGGCTCGCTGGAAGTGATCCGTCACACCGTCGAACTGGCCTGCCCGGCCGACAAGATCCCGGAAGAGCTGGTCATCGACCTGGCCAACCACGACATCGGCGACACCATCCGCATCTCGGAAGTGAAGCTGCCGGAAGGCGTGAAGCCGGCCATGGACCGCGACTTCGTGATCGCGACCCTGAAGGCCTCGTCGGCCGCCCAATCGGACGCCGGCGACACCACCACCGAAGCCTAA
- a CDS encoding ribose-phosphate pyrophosphokinase: MKLLSGNSNRPLSQAIAEYLDMPLTRAQVRRFADLEVFVTIDENVRGEDVFVIQSTSYPANDNLMELLICIDALKRASGKRITAVLPYFGYARQDRKTGGRTPISAKLVANLITRSGADRVLTMDLHAGQIQGFFDIPTDNLLPSRLMAEDIRKHYPMGDDLMVVSPDVGGVVRARALAKRLNDADLAIVDKRRSGPGQSEVMNIIGDVKDRRCILFDDIADSAGTLCNAAQALMSHGAKSVSAYITHGVLSGAAADRVANSVLTELVVTDSIEASDPAKACPKIRYVSCAPLIGEAIRRIANEESVSKLFD; encoded by the coding sequence ATGAAGCTGCTGTCCGGCAACTCCAACCGCCCGCTGTCCCAGGCGATCGCGGAATATCTCGACATGCCGCTGACCCGCGCCCAGGTGCGCCGGTTCGCCGACCTCGAGGTGTTCGTCACCATCGACGAGAACGTGCGGGGCGAGGACGTCTTCGTCATCCAGTCGACCAGCTATCCGGCCAACGACAACCTGATGGAGCTGCTGATCTGCATCGACGCCCTGAAGCGCGCGTCGGGCAAGCGGATCACCGCCGTGCTCCCCTACTTCGGCTACGCCCGCCAAGACCGCAAGACGGGCGGCCGCACGCCGATCTCGGCCAAGCTGGTCGCCAACCTGATCACCCGCTCGGGCGCCGACCGCGTCCTGACGATGGACCTGCACGCCGGCCAGATCCAAGGCTTCTTCGACATCCCGACCGACAACCTGCTGCCCTCCCGCCTGATGGCCGAGGACATCCGCAAGCACTACCCGATGGGCGATGACCTGATGGTCGTCTCGCCCGACGTCGGCGGCGTGGTGCGCGCCCGCGCCCTGGCCAAGCGCCTGAACGACGCCGACCTGGCGATCGTCGACAAGCGCCGCTCGGGCCCGGGCCAGTCGGAAGTCATGAACATCATCGGCGACGTCAAGGATCGCCGCTGCATCCTGTTCGACGACATCGCCGACTCGGCCGGCACCCTGTGCAATGCCGCCCAGGCCCTGATGAGCCACGGCGCCAAGTCGGTCAGCGCCTACATCACCCACGGCGTGCTGTCGGGCGCGGCGGCCGACCGGGTCGCCAACTCGGTCCTGACCGAACTGGTGGTCACCGACTCGATCGAGGCCTCGGACCCGGCCAAGGCCTGTCCCAAGATCCGCTACGTCTCGTGCGCCCCGCTGATCGGCGAGGCCATCCGCCGGATCGCCAACGAAGAGTCGGTGTCGAAACTGTTCGACTGA
- the pgeF gene encoding peptidoglycan editing factor PgeF, with translation MTKTPDLPTLQSPLLSSLPGVKHAFFTRQGGVSTGIYDSLNVGRGSKDDPADVIENRARAARWFGGDPEDLNTCYQIHSTIAIKADGQWGDVRPEGDAVVTKTPGVICGALAADCAPVLLVDPEARVAAAAHAGWRGALDGIVQATVDCMVEMGARPDRITGVVGPCIGPKSYEVGLEFLHRFEADCPGSGRFFKPGASEGKRFFDLPSFVLDRLETAGVERREWVGRDTRAEEEWFFSNRRAFLNGEGDYGRLLSAISLEA, from the coding sequence ATGACCAAGACGCCCGACCTGCCGACCCTCCAGTCGCCGCTGCTGTCCAGCCTGCCCGGGGTGAAGCACGCCTTCTTCACGCGCCAGGGCGGGGTCTCGACCGGGATCTACGACAGCCTGAACGTGGGGCGGGGCAGCAAGGACGACCCGGCCGACGTCATCGAGAACCGGGCCCGCGCCGCGCGCTGGTTCGGCGGCGATCCTGAAGACCTGAACACCTGCTACCAGATCCACTCGACCATCGCGATCAAGGCCGATGGCCAGTGGGGCGACGTTCGTCCCGAGGGCGACGCGGTGGTGACCAAGACCCCCGGGGTGATCTGCGGGGCCCTGGCCGCCGACTGCGCCCCGGTGCTGCTGGTCGATCCCGAGGCTCGCGTCGCGGCCGCCGCCCACGCCGGTTGGCGCGGAGCGCTGGACGGGATCGTCCAGGCCACCGTCGACTGCATGGTGGAGATGGGCGCCCGCCCCGACCGCATCACCGGCGTCGTCGGCCCCTGCATCGGCCCGAAATCGTACGAGGTAGGTCTGGAGTTCCTGCACCGGTTCGAGGCCGACTGCCCCGGCTCGGGCCGGTTCTTCAAGCCGGGCGCGAGCGAGGGCAAGCGGTTCTTCGACCTGCCGTCGTTCGTGCTGGACCGCCTGGAGACCGCCGGCGTCGAGCGCCGCGAATGGGTCGGCCGCGACACGCGGGCGGAAGAGGAATGGTTCTTCTCCAACCGCCGCGCCTTCCTGAACGGCGAGGGCGACTATGGCCGCCTGCTGTCGGCGATCAGCCTGGAAGCGTGA
- a CDS encoding class I SAM-dependent methyltransferase produces MSLLDRLKAQIAQDGPIGVPEFFTRCLHDPRDGYYATRPALGGLGGDGGDFITAPLVSQMFGELIGLWMLETWTRMGRPAPFRLVEMGPGDGTLMSDLLRAGRLEPAFLAAAEVWLVEVSRPLRAKQAAKLGDMPHWASRLDGVPGGAPMILVANELLDCLPARQFVRTETGWAERVIGLSDDGELAFGLKSLGKISLPLDGGGVGVGVIAAFDEARRRQAAATEVTPIPNPSPIEGEGSIWESSPAQAALASDIAHRLVTDGGAALLIDYGRAQPEAGDTLQAIQNHRKVDPLKTAGLADLTVWVDFPAVVAAARETGAKAGPILTQAEFLLALGIEARAQALAEARPDRADQLARQLDRLVGKAQMGALFKVACLCAPDLSPPLFEDAT; encoded by the coding sequence ATGAGCCTGCTTGATCGCCTGAAGGCGCAGATCGCCCAGGACGGACCGATCGGCGTTCCCGAGTTCTTCACCCGCTGCCTGCACGACCCGCGCGACGGCTACTACGCCACGCGCCCCGCGTTGGGAGGCCTTGGCGGCGACGGCGGCGACTTCATCACCGCCCCGCTGGTCAGCCAGATGTTCGGCGAGCTGATCGGCCTGTGGATGCTCGAGACCTGGACCCGGATGGGCCGGCCTGCGCCGTTCCGCCTGGTCGAAATGGGGCCGGGCGACGGCACGCTGATGAGCGACCTGTTGCGCGCCGGGCGTCTGGAACCGGCGTTCCTGGCCGCCGCCGAGGTCTGGCTGGTCGAGGTGTCACGGCCGCTGCGCGCGAAACAGGCGGCGAAGCTGGGTGACATGCCTCACTGGGCCTCCCGCCTGGACGGGGTCCCCGGCGGCGCGCCGATGATCCTGGTCGCCAACGAACTCCTCGACTGCCTGCCCGCCCGCCAGTTCGTGCGGACCGAGACCGGCTGGGCCGAGCGGGTGATCGGGCTCTCCGACGACGGCGAGCTGGCGTTCGGGCTGAAGTCGCTCGGGAAAATCTCCCTCCCCCTTGATGGGGGAGGGGTAGGGGTGGGGGTGATCGCGGCATTCGATGAAGCGCGCCGTCGCCAAGCCGCCGCCACCGAAGTCACCCCCATCCCCAACCCTTCCCCCATCGAGGGGGAAGGGAGCATCTGGGAATCCTCCCCCGCCCAGGCGGCCCTGGCCTCCGACATCGCGCACCGCCTGGTCACGGACGGCGGCGCGGCGCTGCTGATCGACTACGGCCGGGCCCAGCCCGAGGCCGGCGACACGCTGCAGGCCATCCAGAACCACCGGAAAGTCGACCCGCTGAAGACCGCCGGCCTGGCCGACCTGACCGTGTGGGTCGACTTCCCGGCCGTGGTCGCCGCGGCCCGCGAGACCGGCGCCAAGGCGGGGCCGATCCTCACCCAGGCCGAGTTCCTGCTGGCCCTGGGGATCGAGGCGCGCGCCCAGGCGTTGGCTGAGGCCCGGCCCGATCGCGCCGACCAGCTGGCGAGACAGCTTGATCGTCTGGTCGGCAAGGCGCAGATGGGCGCTCTGTTCAAGGTCGCGTGCCTGTGCGCGCCCGACCTTTCGCCCCCCCTCTTCGAGGACGCGACATGA
- the lgt gene encoding prolipoprotein diacylglyceryl transferase has product MIFPDIDPVVHIGPWALQWGPLALRWYALAYVAGILLGWRFAVRMTRTPSLWGGRTPTATPLQIDDLVLWITLGIILGGRIGYILFYMLLNSEQRTWLLAHPLDIFKIWEGGMSFHGGFLGVCAAIALFARQQKIDILKLGDLIAPVAPIGLFFGRIANFINGELWGRPTDGPWGIVFCNETIKASHPQHICPAGSLPRHPSQLYEAGLEGLLLFLILALCVYRLKWLQRRGAIVAMFLISYGVFRLSLENVRNPDIGMPDFPLGLTMGMLLSTPMILVGGWLLWKALKEPVKPPQETKGGDEGHEPA; this is encoded by the coding sequence GTGATCTTTCCAGATATCGATCCTGTCGTTCACATCGGCCCCTGGGCCCTGCAATGGGGTCCGCTGGCCCTGCGCTGGTACGCCCTGGCCTATGTGGCGGGCATCCTGCTGGGCTGGCGCTTCGCCGTCCGCATGACGCGGACCCCCAGCCTGTGGGGCGGCCGCACGCCCACGGCCACGCCGCTGCAGATCGACGACCTGGTGCTGTGGATCACCCTGGGCATCATCCTGGGCGGCCGGATCGGCTACATCCTCTTCTACATGCTGCTGAATTCGGAGCAGCGGACCTGGCTGCTGGCGCATCCGCTGGACATCTTCAAGATCTGGGAAGGCGGCATGTCGTTCCACGGCGGCTTCCTGGGGGTCTGCGCGGCGATCGCGCTGTTCGCCCGCCAGCAGAAGATTGACATCCTGAAGCTGGGCGACCTGATCGCGCCCGTCGCCCCGATCGGCCTGTTCTTCGGCCGCATCGCCAACTTCATCAATGGCGAGCTGTGGGGCCGACCGACCGACGGGCCGTGGGGCATCGTCTTCTGCAACGAGACGATCAAGGCCAGCCATCCGCAGCATATCTGTCCGGCCGGTTCGCTGCCGCGCCATCCCAGCCAGCTGTACGAGGCGGGACTGGAAGGCCTGCTGCTGTTCCTAATCCTGGCCCTCTGCGTCTATCGCCTGAAGTGGCTGCAACGGCGCGGGGCGATCGTGGCGATGTTCCTGATCTCGTACGGCGTCTTCCGCCTGTCGCTGGAGAACGTGCGCAATCCCGACATCGGCATGCCCGACTTCCCGCTGGGCCTGACCATGGGCATGCTGCTGTCGACGCCGATGATCCTGGTCGGCGGCTGGCTGCTGTGGAAGGCGCTGAAGGAACCGGTTAAGCCGCCACAAGAAACGAAGGGCGGCGACGAGGGTCATGAGCCTGCTTGA
- a CDS encoding accessory factor UbiK family protein — protein sequence MHSQNPFLDEFAKLTQAAMGIAQTAGEEAKTAMRAQADRLAAEFDLIRRDDFEALKAEVAALREEVAALKAAPKETKKAPSKKAAPSAE from the coding sequence ATGCACAGCCAGAACCCCTTCCTCGACGAATTCGCCAAGCTGACCCAGGCGGCCATGGGCATCGCCCAGACGGCCGGCGAGGAGGCGAAGACGGCGATGCGGGCCCAGGCCGACCGCCTGGCGGCCGAGTTCGACCTGATCCGTCGCGACGATTTCGAGGCTCTGAAAGCCGAGGTCGCCGCCCTGCGCGAAGAGGTCGCGGCGCTGAAGGCCGCCCCCAAGGAAACCAAGAAAGCGCCGTCCAAAAAGGCCGCGCCTTCGGCCGAATAG
- a CDS encoding YbjN domain-containing protein codes for MDTQPEDDDVLMALDPLEVVEHVLSAENLTFDRTEDGDLAFALKGDWKDYELWFAWRPEADCLQLCLSLDLRAPKSKRANAYELLALINQRVWLGHFEVWTEDGEVVFRHALALPAGERPTMAQAASMIDAAVEAADRFFPAFEFLLQGAKTPDQAMAACMFETVGQA; via the coding sequence ATGGATACCCAACCGGAAGACGACGACGTCCTGATGGCTCTCGACCCCCTCGAGGTGGTCGAGCATGTGCTGTCGGCCGAAAACCTGACCTTCGATCGCACCGAAGACGGCGACCTGGCCTTCGCCCTCAAGGGCGACTGGAAGGACTATGAGCTGTGGTTCGCCTGGCGGCCCGAGGCCGACTGCCTGCAGCTGTGCCTGTCGCTGGACCTGCGCGCCCCGAAGAGCAAACGCGCCAACGCCTACGAGCTGCTGGCCCTGATCAACCAGCGCGTCTGGCTGGGCCACTTCGAGGTCTGGACCGAGGACGGCGAGGTCGTGTTCCGCCACGCCCTGGCCCTGCCGGCCGGCGAGCGCCCGACCATGGCCCAGGCGGCGTCGATGATCGACGCGGCAGTGGAGGCGGCCGATCGCTTCTTCCCGGCCTTCGAATTCCTGCTCCAGGGCGCCAAGACCCCGGACCAGGCCATGGCCGCCTGCATGTTCGAGACCGTGGGCCAGGCCTGA
- the proC gene encoding pyrroline-5-carboxylate reductase — MTPILLLGAGRMGGALAQGWREAGAFSAADLIIRDPNVDPAAFEGARVNPPLEAMGAAKTVLLAVKPQIWREAVRDVVPHLAPDAVIVSIAAGVRAADIAEVFGGRRVARVMPTTAVAIGLGAASIHADDEDARAVARALFAPVATVVDLPSEDLMHAATAVSGSAPAYLYAFVEALEAAGAAQGLDAADSARLARATIIGAAALMARGGEEPAELRKQVTSPGGTTAAALTVLMGEGGFGDLLPKALEACVTRSKELGG, encoded by the coding sequence ATGACCCCCATCCTCCTCCTCGGCGCCGGACGCATGGGCGGGGCCCTGGCCCAAGGCTGGCGCGAGGCCGGCGCTTTCTCGGCCGCCGACCTGATCATCCGTGATCCGAACGTCGATCCCGCCGCCTTCGAAGGTGCGAGGGTCAACCCACCGTTGGAGGCCATGGGCGCGGCCAAGACCGTGCTGCTGGCCGTCAAGCCGCAGATCTGGCGCGAGGCGGTCCGGGACGTGGTCCCGCACCTGGCGCCCGACGCCGTCATCGTCTCGATCGCCGCCGGCGTCCGCGCGGCCGACATCGCCGAAGTCTTCGGCGGTCGCCGCGTGGCGCGGGTCATGCCGACCACCGCCGTCGCGATCGGCCTGGGCGCGGCCTCGATCCACGCCGATGACGAAGACGCCCGCGCCGTGGCTCGCGCCCTGTTCGCGCCGGTCGCTACCGTGGTCGACCTGCCCAGCGAAGACCTGATGCACGCGGCCACCGCCGTGTCGGGCTCGGCCCCGGCCTATCTCTACGCCTTCGTCGAGGCGCTCGAGGCCGCTGGCGCCGCCCAGGGCCTGGACGCCGCCGACAGCGCCAGGTTGGCCCGCGCCACGATCATCGGCGCGGCGGCGCTGATGGCGCGGGGCGGCGAGGAACCGGCCGAACTGCGCAAGCAGGTGACCTCGCCGGGCGGCACGACGGCGGCGGCCCTTACCGTGCTGATGGGCGAGGGCGGCTTCGGAGACTTGCTGCCCAAAGCGCTCGAGGCCTGCGTGACGCGGTCGAAGGAATTGGGGGGCTGA
- a CDS encoding TetR family transcriptional regulator: MTAEDILDRAADAALALAADKPWRNVSLRDIAVKAEVPFAELYAEADSKAAVLAHLSARFDRAALSVDYPENSEPHDRLFDAAMARLEAMEPHRAALLAIAKSEGPLASASRFPRIARAILEAAGVPATPPRLLAMTAVWARVVQVWRDDEGALNRTMAELDKRLKQMAERLGRIGAGF; the protein is encoded by the coding sequence ATGACCGCCGAAGACATCCTCGACCGCGCCGCCGATGCCGCCCTGGCCCTCGCCGCTGACAAGCCTTGGCGCAACGTCTCGCTGCGCGACATCGCGGTGAAGGCCGAGGTTCCGTTCGCCGAGCTCTATGCCGAGGCCGATAGCAAGGCCGCCGTGCTCGCCCATCTCTCGGCGCGCTTCGACCGCGCCGCGCTCTCCGTCGACTATCCGGAGAACTCCGAACCGCACGACCGCCTGTTCGACGCCGCCATGGCCCGTCTGGAGGCCATGGAGCCCCACCGCGCCGCCCTGCTGGCCATCGCCAAGTCGGAAGGTCCGCTGGCTTCGGCGTCGCGCTTTCCGCGCATCGCCCGCGCCATCCTGGAGGCCGCCGGCGTCCCCGCCACCCCGCCGCGTCTCTTGGCCATGACCGCCGTCTGGGCCCGCGTCGTCCAGGTCTGGCGCGACGACGAGGGCGCGCTGAACCGCACCATGGCCGAGCTGGACAAGCGCCTGAAGCAGATGGCCGAGCGGCTCGGCAGGATCGGGGCGGGGTTTTGA
- a CDS encoding ATP-binding protein, which yields MPLSARFNIPRPLKRLLPTTLFGRSLLIIILPVAIMQIAVTWAFFDAHWQSVTSKLSEGLAGDIAWAVQSYEDDPSPAAVAKLAQRAEDSMSLSIAFQKGRKLPTGHRPSLFAALDRSLQKALEDRLDNPFWFDTTRYTAYIDIRVQVEGGVLQIYALRDRAYATQGHIFILWMVVATMLLTAIAILFIRNQVRAIERLADAADAFGRGEDPDFKPHGAREVRKAAYAFIAMKARIVRHIEQRTALLASVSHDLRTPLTRLKLEMAMSEPSEQLEAMKGDLSEMEHMIDEYLAFARGEGGEDARVVDLTELVQGVVADAERGGAAIETEITQGLEARLRPLAFRRALANLVDNGVAHADRVKVTATARQTGGVEIAVDDDGPGIPEDRYEEAFKPFSRLDESRNQNEKGVGLGLAIARDMARGLGGDLVLSRSAMGGLRALMRLPG from the coding sequence ATGCCTCTCAGCGCTCGCTTCAACATTCCCCGGCCGCTCAAGCGCCTGCTGCCCACCACCCTGTTCGGCCGCAGCCTGCTGATCATCATCCTGCCGGTGGCGATCATGCAGATCGCCGTGACCTGGGCGTTCTTCGACGCCCATTGGCAGTCGGTGACCAGCAAGCTGTCGGAAGGCCTGGCCGGCGACATCGCCTGGGCGGTGCAGTCCTACGAGGACGATCCCAGCCCCGCCGCCGTCGCCAAGCTGGCGCAGCGGGCCGAGGACTCGATGTCCCTGTCGATCGCCTTCCAGAAGGGCCGCAAGCTGCCGACCGGCCACCGTCCCTCGCTGTTCGCGGCCCTGGACCGCTCGCTGCAGAAGGCCCTGGAAGACCGGCTCGACAACCCGTTCTGGTTCGACACCACCCGCTACACCGCCTACATCGACATCCGCGTGCAGGTCGAAGGCGGGGTGCTGCAGATCTACGCCCTGCGCGACCGGGCCTACGCCACCCAGGGCCACATCTTCATCCTGTGGATGGTGGTGGCGACCATGCTGCTGACGGCGATCGCCATCCTGTTCATCCGCAACCAGGTGCGGGCCATCGAGCGCCTGGCCGACGCCGCCGACGCGTTCGGCCGGGGCGAGGATCCCGACTTCAAGCCGCACGGCGCGCGCGAGGTGCGCAAGGCCGCCTACGCCTTCATCGCCATGAAGGCCCGCATCGTTCGCCACATCGAGCAGCGCACCGCCCTCCTGGCCAGCGTCAGCCACGACCTGCGCACGCCGCTGACCCGGCTGAAGCTGGAAATGGCCATGTCCGAGCCCAGCGAGCAGCTGGAGGCGATGAAGGGCGATCTCTCCGAAATGGAGCACATGATCGACGAGTACCTGGCCTTCGCCCGCGGGGAAGGCGGCGAGGATGCGCGGGTGGTCGATCTGACGGAGCTGGTCCAGGGCGTGGTCGCCGACGCCGAGCGCGGCGGGGCGGCGATCGAGACCGAGATCACCCAAGGTCTGGAGGCGCGGTTACGCCCTCTCGCCTTCCGCCGGGCCCTGGCCAACCTGGTGGACAATGGCGTCGCCCACGCCGACCGGGTCAAGGTCACCGCCACCGCGCGCCAGACCGGCGGCGTCGAGATCGCCGTCGACGACGATGGGCCCGGCATCCCCGAGGACCGCTACGAGGAAGCCTTCAAGCCGTTCTCGCGCCTGGACGAAAGCCGGAACCAGAACGAGAAGGGCGTGGGCTTGGGCCTGGCCATCGCGCGGGACATGGCGCGCGGCCTGGGCGGCGACCTGGTGCTGTCGCGCTCGGCGATGGGGGGGCTTAGGGCCCTGATGAGATTGCCGGGGTAG
- a CDS encoding response regulator codes for MTPDERRERHILVVDDDDRLRKLIKEFLSRAGFRVTAAADAARADHLFEALDFDLMVLDVMMPGEDGYAFTKRLRSKGGETGRTPILMLTARDQTADRIEGLSNGVDDYLGKPFEPQELLLRIEAILRRSTARPVGTRTAALSLGRCTFEPERGELTCDGEVVRLTEAEVTLMRRLARSAHDPVDRLELARDTADATGRAVDVQVTRLRRKIEPDPKNPRYLQTVRGVGYRLAPD; via the coding sequence ATGACCCCCGACGAGCGCCGCGAGCGCCACATCCTGGTGGTCGACGACGACGACCGCCTGCGCAAGCTGATCAAGGAATTCCTCAGCCGGGCCGGCTTCCGCGTCACGGCCGCCGCCGACGCGGCCAGGGCCGATCACCTGTTCGAGGCCCTGGACTTCGACCTGATGGTGCTGGACGTGATGATGCCGGGCGAGGACGGCTACGCCTTCACCAAGCGCCTGCGGAGCAAGGGTGGCGAGACGGGCCGCACGCCGATCCTGATGCTGACCGCCCGCGACCAGACCGCCGACCGCATCGAGGGCCTGTCCAACGGCGTCGACGACTATCTGGGCAAGCCGTTCGAGCCGCAGGAACTGCTGCTGCGCATCGAGGCCATCCTGCGCCGCTCGACCGCCCGCCCCGTCGGGACCCGCACCGCCGCGCTGAGCCTGGGTCGCTGCACGTTCGAGCCCGAGCGCGGCGAGCTGACCTGCGACGGCGAGGTGGTCCGCCTGACCGAGGCCGAGGTCACGCTGATGCGTCGCCTGGCCCGCTCGGCCCACGATCCGGTCGACCGCCTGGAACTGGCCCGCGACACCGCCGACGCCACCGGCCGCGCCGTCGACGTCCAGGTCACCCGGCTGCGCCGCAAGATCGAGCCGGACCCGAAGAACCCGCGCTATCTGCAGACGGTGCGGGGCGTGGGGTATCGGCTGGCGCCGGATTGA
- a CDS encoding MarR family winged helix-turn-helix transcriptional regulator, producing MIAPLQPGSDDPRLILREEELDGGLELILLAEAALWAAVDAALESETLGLGRSHWRAAFLLRRRPGIGVQDLSKLTSLSKQAASRTLADLQKAGLVERGSGDLDGRRRPATLTPEGVAFEQRTAERLRALLARAYRTGGLDGVAGTRRILAALAGSRQGVGPARRMPT from the coding sequence ATGATAGCCCCGCTGCAGCCCGGTTCGGACGATCCCCGTCTGATCCTCCGCGAGGAGGAACTGGACGGCGGGCTGGAGCTGATCCTGCTGGCCGAGGCCGCGCTGTGGGCCGCCGTCGACGCGGCGCTGGAGAGCGAGACCCTGGGACTGGGCCGCTCGCATTGGCGCGCGGCCTTCCTGCTGCGTCGCCGGCCGGGCATCGGGGTGCAGGATCTTTCGAAGCTGACCAGCCTGTCCAAGCAGGCCGCCAGCCGCACCCTGGCCGACCTGCAGAAGGCCGGCCTGGTCGAGCGCGGCTCGGGCGACCTCGACGGCCGCCGCCGCCCGGCGACCCTGACCCCCGAGGGCGTGGCCTTCGAGCAGCGCACGGCCGAGCGCCTGCGCGCGCTGCTGGCGCGGGCCTATCGCACCGGCGGACTCGACGGCGTGGCCGGCACCCGTCGGATCCTGGCCGCTCTGGCCGGTTCACGGCAAGGCGTCGGTCCCGCTCGCCGGATGCCGACATGA
- a CDS encoding branched-chain amino acid aminotransferase yields MSLVPFDDRDGWIWLDGQFVPWREAKVHVLTHGLHYASSVFEGERMYGGEIFKLTEHTERLFKSAEILDFKIPYTVAEIDEACKATAAKNNLQDCYVRPIAWRGSEMIGVSAQQTKIHVAIAVWEWPSYFDPATKAKGIRLTWAKYNRPDPKTAPTAAKAAGLYMICTISKHAAEKDGYADAMMLDYRGYVAEATGANVFFVKDGALHTPKPDCFLDGITRRTVIDLAKQKGVEVIERHIQKEELSGFTECFIVGTAAEVTPVSEIGEFKFTPGKLSLDLMDTYAALVRNAALTPA; encoded by the coding sequence ATGTCTCTGGTTCCCTTCGACGATCGTGATGGTTGGATCTGGCTGGACGGCCAGTTCGTTCCCTGGCGCGAAGCGAAGGTGCACGTTCTGACGCACGGCCTCCATTACGCCTCGTCCGTCTTCGAGGGCGAGCGGATGTACGGCGGCGAAATCTTCAAGCTGACCGAGCATACCGAACGCCTGTTCAAGTCCGCGGAAATCCTCGATTTCAAGATCCCCTACACGGTGGCCGAGATCGACGAGGCCTGCAAGGCGACGGCGGCCAAGAATAATCTCCAGGATTGCTATGTCCGCCCTATCGCCTGGCGCGGCAGCGAGATGATCGGCGTTTCGGCTCAACAGACCAAGATCCACGTGGCCATCGCCGTCTGGGAATGGCCCAGCTATTTCGACCCGGCGACCAAGGCCAAGGGCATCCGCCTGACCTGGGCCAAGTACAACCGCCCGGACCCGAAGACGGCCCCGACCGCGGCCAAGGCCGCCGGCCTCTACATGATCTGCACCATCTCCAAGCACGCCGCCGAGAAGGATGGCTACGCCGACGCGATGATGCTCGACTATCGCGGCTATGTGGCGGAAGCCACGGGCGCGAATGTGTTTTTCGTCAAGGACGGCGCGCTGCACACGCCCAAGCCCGACTGCTTCCTGGATGGCATCACCCGCCGCACGGTGATCGACCTGGCCAAGCAGAAGGGCGTCGAGGTGATCGAGCGCCACATCCAGAAGGAAGAGCTCTCGGGCTTCACCGAGTGCTTCATCGTCGGCACCGCCGCCGAGGTCACGCCGGTCTCGGAGATTGGTGAGTTCAAGTTCACGCCGGGCAAGCTGTCGCTGGACCTGATGGACACCTACGCGGCCCTGGTCCGCAACGCGGCGCTGACGCCGGCCTAA